The following DNA comes from Cylindrospermopsis curvispora GIHE-G1.
ATCTTGATCAAAACAAATTACCCATTTTCTTGGAACTTTAGTAAAAACAGCCAATTCTGGTTTTAAAAGTCTTTTTCCTTTTATGGTAGCCATAGTTACTCCTGGTAACCCTATTGCTACTTGATTATGGGATAATAAAGATACTGTTTTTTTGAATCCTTCAACTAAGTAGACCGGGATAGAATTAACAGCTACCCATTCCCAGAATGTTGCTTTTTCAATGGGTGGTAGTTCGGGAAAAGACTCTGTCCATTTCTCAGGTACACTATCAAGCTCATAATATAGATTGTAGTTAGCCGCTATCTTTGCAGCTGTTACATCATCCACTTTAGGTAAGAAGATGCTAGTAGGCAAACCAAATGGGCAAAGATATTTTTTTATTTCGCCTTCTGCTGTAACAGATGGGATATCCAATTTTACTTGCTTAAAGGAACTATCAGTACCACGTAAAATATCGTAGTTTACGTGTGTCCATCCACCTTGCAACACGTTCTTTATATGTTTAAAGGTACTATTAGGGTATAGAAGCTCATGACAATTTACCCCCGTTATTCGATTAAAGTTAATTTTGATCAGGGTTTCTGATATCCCACTGGCAATGAATTCTTTGTAGTGCCGTCCCGATAATTTATTGGGATAACTGGAATACTCTACTACCTGCTCTCTTTTGTCTCTATTTTTCTTAGCTGGGAAGTATTTCTTGCGATCGCGCAGTGGGATGCAATCTTCATCATTTTCTATTGTGTGGTATCTTGCTAGATTTTCTAGCTCGGTGTTGTAGTAGGACTCATTTTTGGAAATTAATCCCAATGGTAGTTGCTGCTGTTTTGCTTCCATGATATAATTCAACTGAAATAGATTATTTTGTTAATCAAAGTATACCAGGAGAGGTAGGAGATTTTCACTGTCCCGGTGTACTTTTTTTCTTTTTGCTACAAGTCCCTGTTGGCAAAACGATCGGGCATTTTTACTAGAAATATAGCTACTAGAATTGGTCTTAAATAAAAGATTAAAAAGTAATTTAATCAAACTATTTGTAAATCTTATCTAATCGAAAAATAGCGTATTTGCAGTAATTCTAGAACTTATTAAAATGTTGACCGCATTTTAAGATATAAATTTAGACTTGATTTTATGTATAAAAACAGATGACGGAGACGCGTTGAAAAATAAGGAATTTATCTTGGTGTATTTATACGCCCGGGGTAAAATCTCAATTTATTTATTGATCGAGCGTAAAACCCCACCCACAAAGGGATGGGGTTTTACGCGGTTAATTATTAAAATAGTAGAATCACAACTATTATATATTCTAATAACTATACGATAAGACGTACTGTATATCGCTATTTAAGTCTTTGACCATTGGTAGTGAATTGTTCAAATTCTTAGGAAATGGTTCAGTCATCAATAGATCCTGCGATCTCGCGTAGCGAGATCGCATACCTGAACCATTTAGGTCTTTCCATTAATTAGTTCCACTTCCTTTGAGGAAAGTAGTTTTAGACAATAGAGAATGCAGTAGATCCAGTATTAGGGATGTTTCCATCGATTCCACTTCCCAGAGCAAAGCAGGTTTGTTAATTTGTGAATCACTATGTCTAAACCCTATCACAAAAATCCTGCACCTAAAACTGTTAAAATTTTTGGTACAGTATATAAATACAATCCTGTCACTCGAACTTATACAAATCCAAAGAAATAATTATTACAACAATTATGGATGGATTTGTGTTCGATTATTGTGTCAGTGATATTATTCTAAGCTACCGTGCTAAACGCACTGTTAATAAACTGCTTAAATCTACTTTGGAGAACAACAAATGAAAGAAGACAAAGAAGACAAAGAAAACAAAACTGTGTGGAAGGTCATAATCATCGGCGTTTCCTTTTTTCTCTTTCTGTTTATCATCAATGCTGTAGTTGGTCCGCTCTATAATGTGTGGGAACAATCTCTTGCCGGTAAGGCAGAACTACAAAAGGCAGAATATACTCGCCAGGTTGCAGTTCTAGATGCACAAGCAAAGATGGATTCCGCACAAAAACTTGCCGAAGCAGAAGTGATTCGCGCAGGTGGTGTTGCGAAAGCGAACCAAATCATTGGTAATTCGCTGAAAGATAACCGTGAATACCTGCAGTATCTGTATATCACTGGTCTGGAAGAAGGTGCTAACAAAGGTAACGTAACAGTGTATGTGCCCACTGAGGGCGGTATGCCAATTCCCACATTGTCCTACGATAAGAAACCCTAATGTTCCAAGGGGTTGACGAAATACCGTCAGCCCCCTATAATAGCCGTATAAACAAAAACACACCAATGTTCTTGGTCTTCGAATCTTACACTCACTAAAATTAAGAACCTAACATCTAAGTAAAAAAATCTTTAGTATACTAAAATACTATTTTAGTATACCGTAATACTTATATAGTTCATTAGTTATTTACTCATCGCCTTATTAGCTAGGCGATCGCTGTGTAACTCAAAATGCGATCGCTCATTTATCAATCTCGCAGTTCCAGGTTGTCAATAGTGGTTAGGTTAGTCCCGCCCCGCCCCCCAGGTTACCAATAGTGGTTAGGTTAGTCCCGCCCCACCGCCCCAGGTTACCAATAGTGGTTAGGTTAGTCCCGCCCCGCCCCCCAGGTTACCAATAGTGGTTAGGTTAGTCAGTCCCGCCC
Coding sequences within:
- a CDS encoding membrane protease subunit → MKEDKEDKENKTVWKVIIIGVSFFLFLFIINAVVGPLYNVWEQSLAGKAELQKAEYTRQVAVLDAQAKMDSAQKLAEAEVIRAGGVAKANQIIGNSLKDNREYLQYLYITGLEEGANKGNVTVYVPTEGGMPIPTLSYDKKP